The DNA region CGGGAACCGCGGTCATCTTCGCCGTCGCCGCGGGCAACCTCGTTGGAGGACTCCTGGTCGCGCTCGACGCGCGCGCGCCGTTTTGGGCCGGCGCAGCGCTCTTGATGCTCGTGGCCGCGACCCTCTCGGGGCAGCGGCTCGCTGTTCGCGCGGCTCCGGCGGCCGCCGCTCGGGCGGCGCTCCCGCGAGCGAGCTTCCCGTTGGCCGCCGCGTTCCTGTCTCGGTTCGCCGTGGGATGCCTCATCGTCAGCTTTTCGCTCTTCGCGCACCGCGTGCATGGGCCGTCCGATCGGCACGTGGGACTCTTGTACGCCTGCCTCACGGTCCCCTTTGCGTTCGCGATGTTCCCCGCCGGCGCTCTCCTTCGGCACCGCCCCAGTCGAGGAGCCCTGGCGCTCGGCATGCTCGCCTTCGCTGGCTCCGTCGCCTGCCTCGGTCACGTGCCAGCGGCGCTCCTCCCGCTGCCCATGATCGCGGGGGGCGTGTCCTCCGCGCTGGTCTTCGCGTCGGTCTTGGCCTTCGCCGCTGACGAGACCGAGGCGCCCGCGCGCGCCCGCTCCATGGCCATGGTCAACGCGGCCGGGTGTTTTGGCATGCTCGCGGGGCCGATGGCCGGCGGCATCGTCGCGGCGATCTTCCGGGACCCCTCCGACGCGGGCCGCGGCTATCGGGCGGCCTTCCTCTTGGCCGCCCTCGCGCTCTCATCGTGGGTCGTCGTGTCGCTGCGCTGGGTAGCCGCTCGCCCTGCCGCGCCGCGCGGCCCAACGCCCGCGGCGGTCACCGCTCTCAGCCGTCGGCAATGAAGCGCTTGAGGGCCGCTCGCTCCGACTCCGGGTCCAAGAGCTGCTTGACGCGATCCTTGTTCACGTCTGCCACGATGATCTTGCCGACCTCTTCATTGACCGAGCTAAACACGCCGCGGCGATGCATCCGCTCCGTTTGCCGATGGTTGTCTTCTGTCGGCGTGAGGTAGTGCACCGAGTCGATCTTGTAGCGATGGATCAAGAAGAGCTGGCACAGGCTCATGAGCCGCTTCTGACGAAGCGCCTTGTCGAAGGTGTTCTGGTCGCGAATGGAAAGGATGCTGCGTCCGTACCGATCTTGAATCGGCTCGAACACCACGTTCGCCGTCTTGTCGCCCGCCGGCGCCACGACGGCGAGCTCGAGCACCTGCGCGCCCGGCGTATGGGGACGAAGGCCGACCGTGAGCCGGCCGTCGACGCCGTGCTTGAGGCGCCAGAAGTCGAGCCACTCCTCGAGGAGCTTCGGCGGCACCTCCGTGAGGACGTGATGCTGAAACTGCGTCGAACCAATGCCCATGGCCTTCGTCGTCGAGGTCCGGCCCGAGAGCGACAAGAGGGCGGCGTCGGCGCGCGGTCCGCCGACGAGCGTCTGCGGCGTCCGGTAGGGCGACTCGACGAGCCGGAACTTTCGCTG from Myxococcales bacterium includes:
- a CDS encoding MFS transporter; this translates as MDASTYLDAATKPAATTPLGRRSDCTTTGMRVPLTLRARALPRTTPCPLDEAAPLDRRGFLSAIVFFQMLPATALAPAIRPLFAEHHGGREGPMHAFMALNMVGAIVLTLLLASWPRFRKTAAARAPLFALADALLLLCFALPMPTQWLLAARVLEGALHVGLTVLLMSHAAEVARARQTPSLTTAAGTAVIFAVAAGNLVGGLLVALDARAPFWAGAALLMLVAATLSGQRLAVRAAPAAAARAALPRASFPLAAAFLSRFAVGCLIVSFSLFAHRVHGPSDRHVGLLYACLTVPFAFAMFPAGALLRHRPSRGALALGMLAFAGSVACLGHVPAALLPLPMIAGGVSSALVFASVLAFAADETEAPARARSMAMVNAAGCFGMLAGPMAGGIVAAIFRDPSDAGRGYRAAFLLAALALSSWVVVSLRWVAARPAAPRGPTPAAVTALSRRQ